One Brachyspira pilosicoli P43/6/78 genomic window carries:
- a CDS encoding DUF262 domain-containing protein, whose product MNNNKMINNVYHLSLIELLSNTANNEFYFSIPLYQRDYSWKKDNISEFINDIFEAYDAYINGYHNNYFFGSVITVVDDNDHNKHNLIDGQQRLTTFILFLKIIQKDLNEECISKINSYSEDDQETISELSTYLKNCLWAKKKEICKIMSEKSNDSSYIMDLLLSQELKKRR is encoded by the coding sequence ATGAATAATAATAAAATGATAAATAATGTATATCATTTAAGTTTAATTGAATTATTATCTAATACAGCTAACAATGAATTCTATTTTTCAATCCCATTATATCAAAGGGATTATTCTTGGAAAAAGGATAATATAAGTGAATTTATAAATGACATATTTGAAGCATATGATGCATATATAAATGGCTATCATAATAATTATTTTTTTGGTTCTGTAATAACCGTAGTAGATGATAATGATCATAATAAACATAATTTGATAGATGGTCAGCAGAGATTAACAACTTTTATTTTATTTTTAAAAATAATACAAAAAGATCTTAATGAGGAATGCATATCTAAAATTAATTCATATTCAGAAGATGATCAGGAAACAATTTCTGAATTAAGTACATATTTAAAAAATTGTTTATGGGCAAAGAAAAAAGAAATATGCAAAATTATGTCTGAAAAGTCTAATGATTCATCTTATATAATGGATTTATTATTGAGTCAAGAATTAAAAAAAAGAAGATGA